A genomic stretch from Penicillium digitatum chromosome 4, complete sequence includes:
- a CDS encoding Indoleamine 23-dioxygenase protein, which translates to MLSYIFLTATAIVSAFKSLLARFYPKIEHLSLIREIEPSNEPIKALQTMIEIDGAGAWPPKASYRESWPVVLHPYHDIFVVLAPLLPVIDVSLDSTINQCRRMEYQQRLRILLKERVNLGLVKETLSAAADETSCVITNQQYNGFYACISYLRHAFRWGTIPIVEVAQQEKIIDFPPELDLPWDFIRQKYGITSLGGNVTSNFFCNLDRDRNKIEYAINGSMPEPIPSAEYYLIYAFTEPERKALPVYYHLVQSITCFERDQKHACVEHLQSLTVHLRAAFRVYYEYVIDSKIPHSVFTAYIQGFHGWAAGEMIDDKYMEYDGTSGANLVLFNVLDFFLGLEPFLAEQDYVKYFSSSQRRFLTSIKTHAFRAAAEQANDVDLVQQFDYIGKQLRTFRSAHRKRTRQYLSQSRPERLLMTAGSSMVHSESGPITIEDLVQLVDDGLRKKMTQTK; encoded by the exons ATGTTGTCCTACATCTTCCTCACAGCGACGGCTATAGTCTCCGCGTTCAAATCCTTGCTCGCTCGATTTTACCCGAAAATTGAGCACTTATCCCTTATCAGAGAAATTGAGCCTTCAAACGAGCCCATTAAAGCTTTGCAGACCATGATCGAGATAGACGGTGCCGGCGCTTGGCCTCCCAAAGCCTCTTATCGAGAATCTTGGCCAGTAGTACTTCATCCCTACCATGATATTTTCGTCGTATTGGCTCCACTGCTCCCGGTCATCGATGTTTCGCTGGATTCTACCATCAACCAATGCCGCCGAATGGAATACCAACAGCGATTGCGGATACTGCTAAAAGAACGCGTGAATCTGGGGCTAGTTAAAGAGACGCTGTCGGCTGCTGCAGATGAAACATCTTGCGTGATCACCAACCAACAGTATAATGGATTTTATGCGTGCATCAGCTATCTGCGCCATGCGTTCCG GTGGGGGACCATTCCTATCGTGGAAGTTGCGCAGCAAGAGAAGATCATCGACTTCCCTCCCGAGTTGGATCTGCCTTGGGATTTTATCCGTCAAAAGTACGGCATCACTTCGCTAGGGGGAAATGTTACGTCCAACTTTTTCTGCAATCTGGATAGAGATCGGAACAAAATTGAATACGCAATCAATGGCAGCATGCCCGAACCAATCCCATCGGCTGAGTACTACCTGATCTATGCATTTACGGAGCCAGAAAGAAAG GCGTTGCCAGTGTACTACCACCTAGTGCAGTCCATCACGTGTTTTGAGAGGGATCAGAAACATGCCTGCGTGGAACACCTCCAAAGTCTGACCGTTCACCTACGAGCCGCTTTCCGGGTCTACTACGAGTATGTCATTGATTCTAAAATACCCCATAGCGTCTTTACAGCCTACATCCAAGGCTTTCACGGCTGGGCCGCCGGGGAGATGATAGACGACAAGTACATGGAATACGATGGGACTTCCGGTGCCAATTTGGTCCTCTTCAATGTTCTTGACTTCTTCCTCGGACTGGAACCTTTCCTTGCAGAGCAAGACTACGTCAAATATTTCTCCTCTTCCCAGCGGCGATTCCTGACTTCGATCAAAACCCACGCCTTCCGTGCCGCAGCCGAGCAGGCGAATGATGTTGATTTGGTGCAACAATTCGATTACATTGGAAAACAGCTCCGT ACTTTCCGCAGTGCACACAGGAAGCGTACCAGACAATACCTAAGTCAAAGCCGACCCGAGCGCTTGCTCATGACTGCCGGGTCTTCGATGGTGCACTCTGAATCAGGGCCAATCACTATCGAAGACCTTGTCCAGCTCGTCGATGATGGGCTAAGGAAGAAAATGACTCAAACCAAATGA
- a CDS encoding Alpha-1,2-mannosyltransferase (Mnn2), putative: MIPRSFLRARSLLAALTVAAFLTWTIRKRFPSSTPNFSSQTITKDLTPSHHQFWREFHALLEKYAPDTDPIIEYEKASTEGFNAHSPPPRPDTLYIPEGDIATIKEAHTGFINAISDSPPELPYLPDTKGIVSTAGGSYLPVLVISLRMLRRTGSTLPMEVFLSDEDEYENHICDVVLPLLNARCVVLSRILIAAPARIQKYQFKPFAMLFSSFEEILFLDADAFPLEKPERLLTKEPFLSKGIVTWPDFWASSVSPLFYDVANYPPPPMDLRQSTESGEVLLSKKSHTRSLLLTTYYNYHGPSHYYPLLSQGAAGEGDKETFVAAATALRESFYQVSESICALGHETRGGIAGSAMAQFDPVQDFALTSRGVWRVRGDDSPAPAVFFIHANFPKFNPATIFEVHEVNPAFTDEGSYTRAWTMPVEVVYGLNRRVDVEKGFWEEILWTACELEGLVQSWVEHEGICDAVKDYWGAVFGVD, encoded by the coding sequence ATGATCCCGCGATCCTTTCTGCGTGCACGATCACTATTGGCAGCTCTCACAGTGGCAGCTTTTCTGACCTGGACAATAAGGAAACGTTTCCCATCATCCACCCCAAATTTCTCATCTCAGACCATCACCAAAGACCTGACACCGTCACATCACCAATTCTGGCGGGAATTCCACGCCCTACTAGAGAAATATGCACCAGACACAGACCCTATCATTGAATATGAGAAGGCGTCTACAGAAGGCTTCAATGCCCACAGTCCACCACCGCGCCCAGATACTCTCTATATTCCGGAGGGAGACATCGCAACCATCAAAGAAGCACATACTGGGTTCATCAATGCAATTAGCGATTCGCCACCCGAGCTCCCCTACCTCCCCGATACAAAAGGCATAGTCTCAACCGCAGGAGGCTCCTACCTCCCCGTGCTAGTGATATCCCTCCGCATGCTCCGCCGAACCGGCTCCACACTCCCAATGGAAGTCTTCCTCTCGGACGAAGACGAGTACGAAAATCACATATGCGATGTAGTCCTACCATTGCTGAACGCGCGGTGCGTAGTTCTGTCCCGCATCCTCATCGCAGCCCCAGCCCGGATTCAAAAATACCAATTCAAGCCCTTCGCAATgctcttctcctccttcgAAGAGATCCTCTTCCTAGACGCAGACGCCTTCCCACTCGAGAAACCAGAACGTCTTCTCACCAAGGAGCCCTTTCTCTCAAAAGGAATAGTCACCTGGCCTGATTTCTGGGCCTCCTCCGTCTCTCCGCTCTTCTACGACGTCGCAAACTACCCACCCCCACCAATGGATCTACGCCAGTCAACAGAATCGGGCGAAGTCCTGCTCTCTAAAAAATCTCATACCCGCTCCCTCCTCCTAACAACGTACTACAACTACCACGGGCCCTCGCACTACTACCCGCTCCTTTCACAAGGCGCCGCCGGCGAAGGCGACAAGGAGACCTTCGTCGCTGCCGCAACCGCTTTGCGCGAATCCTTCTACCAAGTCAGCGAATCCATCTGCGCCCTCGGCCACGAAACCCGCGGTGGGATAGCGGGCTCTGCAATGGCGCAGTTCGATCCCGTGCAGGACTTCGCTTTGACAAGTCGTGGGGTGTGGCGCGTCAGAGGCGATGACAGTCCTGCGCCAGCTGTCTTTTTCATCCATGCCAATTTTCCCAAGTTCAATCCGGCCACTATCTTTGAAGTCCATGAGGTTAATCCTGCATTTACTGATGAGGGTAGCTATACGCGGGCCTGGACGATGCCGGTGGAGGTTGTATACGGGCTTAACCGCAGGGTTGATGTCGAAAAGGGATTTTGGGAGGAGATTCTTTGGACAGCGTGTGAGCTCGAGGGTCTGGTTCAGAGTTGGGTTGAGCATGAGGGGATTTGTGACGCGGTCAAGGATTACTGGGGCGCTGTCTTTGGGGTGGATTGA
- a CDS encoding BTB/POZ-like encodes MLAQKKPSKSIFAKPPVKIVVSSEERGYYVHRGTLEAHPAFDARLKALTDDYEEAIDWSGFDEQTIDCVLSFLYTGGYQAPPAISGVIEKEETDAGEEAPAPDGEEGEEEQQEVVVQEAEAEVENEPTSPPSWPHSPSPMFTAHKRPLSPVAESSVTPDSPPTQAMSESDLNDRPLTPLEYCDGVTLAAEHASTQKVPDQDPEEEQEQETEENTAAEIYLHAQVYSFASQLAFAKLGQFSLNRLTQVLVALEQTDKVLFPYLVDAIRLIYKTTSAVDDARNLLSQFAALQYTTLVGEDLDELITEGGEFVVDLSHKLARKLTTIAMAFERIEYLTQKNEELKAENAEKNEELKTLREEVRRGPTQGFPAFTYQI; translated from the exons ATGTTGGCCCAGAAGAAACCTTCCAA GTCGATCTTCGCGAAGCCGCCTGTCAAGATCGTCGTGAGCAGTGAAGAACGCGGTTATTATGTCCACCGTGGAACCCTCGAAGCTCACCCCGCATTCGATGCCCGACTGAAGGCTTTAACAGACGATTACGAGGAGGCGATCGATTGGAGCGGCTTTGACGAGCAGACTATTGATTGCGTATTAAGCTTCCTTTACACGGGAGGCTATCAGGCACCTCCAGCGATCTCTGGGGTAATTGAAAAAGAGGAGACCGATGCGGGGGAAGAAGCCCCAGCGCCAGACGGGGAAGAAggtgaagaagaacaacaagAAGTCGTAGTACAAGAGGCGGAGGCGGAAGTTGAAAATG AGCCAACGTCACCACCTTCATGGCCACACTCACCATCGCCAATGTTTACTGCCCATAAAAGGCCACTATCACCAGTTGCCGAGTCCTCCGTGACCCCAGACTCACCACCAACTCAGGCCATGTCAGAGAGCGACCTTAATGACCGACCCCTCACCCCCTTGGAATACTGCGATGGGGTCACTCTCGCCGCTGAGCACGCCTCGACGCAAAAGGTCCCAGACCAAGACcctgaagaagaacaagaacaggAAACCGAAGAAAACACCGCGGCTGAGATTTATCTCCACGCTCAAGTCTACTCCTTTGCGAGTCAACTCGCCTTCGCCAAATTGGGGCAATTTTCCCTCAACCGTTTGACCCAGGTCCTTGTGGCCCTGGAGCAAACAGACAAAGTCCTATTCCCGTACCTGGTGGATGCAATTCGACTGATCTATAAAACAACCAGCGCTGTTGATGATGCGAGGAACTTGCTATCTCAGTTTGCGGCACTGCAGTACACTACGCTGGTCGGTGAGGATCTGGACGAACTTATCACAGAGGGAGGGGAGTTTGTGGTCGATTTATCGCATAAGCTTGCGAGGAAGTTGACAACCATCGCAATGGCGTTTGAGAGGATTGAATATCTTACTCAGAAGAATGAGGAGCTGAAAGCAGAAAATGCCGAGAAAAATGAAGAGTTGAAGACTTTGAGAGAGGAGGTTAGGCGTGGGCCAACACAGGGCTTTCCAGCTTTTACATATCAGATATGA
- a CDS encoding Magnesium transport protein CorA — protein sequence MSPCKAVSPEIGYVGSTSTKRLSQNGGVLILEPSSHGGEYHERLSTLELEIRAEEKSPQKIIFVSTEVLSAWVCKGVNNFFPPEFGFILSRNLNGTFGCEYHRGEDGEILAYDSWSFFKLKRIWKNLETSGICDEWMQFAIFISLRSIHTSDPYGWHAIFVGEMRKLYDQAIWDLRGMVWEVEAYQKNLGEFKPQFILLHDLARHISHSKEILDVALETLDSIIYSCSIFDEDHPTPAARIEWHSKDIQRQFYFAGKSLRSTKLRCISLSERLQNEINLAFNIVSQRDNEISLQMAQHSLTDNTMMKTVAIVSMIYLPGTFVSGLFGMNFFDFDRESIGVSHDIWIYWLVTVSLTLATIFVWLLWLNSESIRRLFIKLKSSRGY from the exons ATGTCGCCATGCAAAGCTGTTTCTCCAGAAATTGGTTATGTGGGGTCAACGTCAACCAAACGGCTATCTCAGAATGGTGGTGTGCTGATTTTAGAGCCCTCAAGTC ACGGTGGTGAATATCACGAGCGACTATCAACGTTGGAACTTGAAATTCGT GCAGAGGAAAAGTCTCCTCAAAAAATCAT ATTTGTGTCTACAGAGGTACTCAGCGCATGGGTATGCAAAGGAGTCAACAACTTCTTTCCCCCAGAATTCGGGTTTATTCTGTCGAGGAATCTAAACGGCACCTTCGGATGCGAGTATCATCGAGGTGAAGATGGGGAGATCTTGGCTTATG ATTCTTGGAGCTTTTTCAAACTTAAGAGAATCTGGAAAAATCTCGAGACCTCTGGGATATGTGATGAATGGATGCAGTTCGCTATCTTT ATCTCGCTACGCTCCATTCACACGAGCGATCCATATGGGTGGCATGCTATATTCGTTGGTGAGATGCGGAAACTTTACGATCAAGCTATATGGGATCTCCGTGGTATGGTTTGGGAAGTTGAAGCA TATCAAAAGAATCTTGGAGAATTTAAGCCACAGTTCATTTTGCTTCATGATTTGGCGAGACATATCAGTCACTCAAAGGAGATACTCGATGTTGCTCTGGAGACGCTGGATAGCATCATATACTCATGTTCCATCTTCGACGAAGACCATCCGACTCCGGCAGCCAGAATAGAATGGCATTCGAAAGATATACAGAGACAGTTTTATTTCGCCGGAAAGAGCCTTCGTTCCACAAAACTCCGATGTATTTCACTGAGTGAAAGATTGCAGAATGAAATCAATCTG GCGTTCAATATCGTCTCCCAAAGGGACAATGAGATTTCCCTTCAAATGGCACAGCACTCACTCACAGACAACACGATGATGAAAACGGTGGCCATTGTGAGCATGATATATCTCCCAGGGACCTTTGTATCT GGATTATTCGGCATGAACTTCTTCGACTTTGATAGAGAATCTATTGGCGTATCTCATGATATCTGGATTTATTGGCTTGTCACGGTTTCTTTAACTCTCGCTACGATTTTTGTTTGGCTTCTATGGCTAAACAGCGAGTCTATTCGGCGTCTTTTTATCAAATTGAAATCTAGCCGCGgatattga
- a CDS encoding Molecular chaperone (ABC1), putative produces the protein MSGKRLLDAIQFLNASKTIAAKHLAIRQRQLDVYTRTSSLTKGIKAQTEGLILTAQAAAALARRFDEPSPPSAPSPADLPDKSTPADKPPAITTTSPPPDLARKLQHQAESQIPASTTTYNNDEKLGGLDVSKQQDVFYKPSLRSEPDPSGLPRVKIPKATGDAQVTSNGLNADVFHSPVESDKPAMVEEEMSEEMIQNLFHSPRVSRMISGKPTLKRDWKLAAKPQQPVADVAKPVSTVAPKAEAQEMEELAASVAEDVVPSPSTIGEVKEQKGYQMLESRVPSSRLGRLWQYGGLATSMAFGAVGERLRRATGSEENGSILFNAGNMERMVAKLSKMRGAALKLGQMLSIQDSNMLPEQIQQVLQRVQDRADYMPAWQRDKVLADNLGPNWRDLYTSFNEVPMAAASIGQVHSAVLKSTGQPVAVKIQYPGVADSIDSDLNNLSILLTASRLLPRGLYLDKTIANARTELAWECDYIREAAGATRFRELLADDPVFIVPEIIAHASGKQVLTMEMLEGVAVTKVTDFTQTQRDWIGTQIMRLCLREIAEFHYMQTDPNWTNFLYNASTNKLELLDFGASRAYPEEFITTYVRTLIAASRNDRQSCHDLSVKLGYLTGMESQAMVDAHVSSITTIAEPFMLSSPDLYDFSNQTITDRVRALIPVMIRERLAPPPEETYSLHRKLSGAFLLCARLGSSVPCKALFTEAVEAARRNGLKVD, from the exons ATGTCAGGCAAGCGTCTGCTCGACGCGATCCAGTTCCTCAATGCGTCCAAAACGATTGCAGCCAAACATCTGGCCATCCGGCAACGCCAGCTAGATGTATATACGCGCACATCCTCCCTGACCAAAGGAATCAAGGCCCAAACAGAGGGCCTGATCCTGACCGCTCAAGCTGCTGCCGCATTAGCACGCCGATTCGACGAACCGTCGCCACCATCTGCGCCGAGCCCGGCAGACTTACCCGACAAGTCGACACCGGCCGATAAGCCACCCGCCATCACTACAACATCGCCACCCCCCGACCTTGCCCGCAAACTGCAACACCAGGCCGAATCGCAGATCCCGGCTTCCACGACAACATACAATAACGATGAGAAATTGGGCGGCCTGGATGTAAGCAAGCAGCAGGATGTCTTCTATAAGCCATCGCTTCGGTCAGAGCCGGATCCCTCAGGACTACCGAGAGTGAAGATACCTAAGGCCACGGGCGATGCTCAAGTTACTAGTAATGGGTTGAACGCAGATGTTTTCCACTCGCCTGTTGAGTCGGACAAGCCTGCTATGGTCGAGGAGGAGATGTCCGAGGAGATGATCCAGAATCTTTTCCACAGCCCGAGAGTGTCGCGCATGATCTCCGGAAAGCCGACGCTGAAGAGGGACTGGAAGCTAGCCGCGAAGCCTCAGCAGCCGGTTGCGGATGTTGCTAAGCCCGTCTCCACAGTGGCTCCGAAGGCCGAGGCTCAGGAAATGGAAGAGCTTGCGGCTAGCGTTGCCGAAGATGTGGTGCCTAGCCCGAGTACTATCGGTGAGGTCAAGGAGCAAAAAGGGTACCAGATGCTGGAGTCCCGCGTTCCGTCATCTCGTCTAGGCAGATTGTGGCAGTATGGTGGTCTAGCGACCTCAATGGCATTTGGCGCTGTCGGGGAGAGGCTACGGCGGGCCACTGGCAGCGAAGAAAATGGCTCGATTCTGTTCAATGCTGGTAACATGGAACGAATGGTAGCTAAGCTGTCCAAAATGCGCGGTGCAGCTCTCAAGCTGGGACAGATGCTGAGCATCCAAG ACTCCAACATGCTCCCCGAACAAATCCAGCAAGTCCTTCAACGCGTGCAAGATCGCGCAGACTACATGCCCGCCTGGCAGCGCGACAAAGTCCTTGCTGACAACCTCGGACCCAACTGGCGCGACCTCTACACCTCGTTCAACGAGGTTCCCATGGCAGCAGCCTCAATTGGCCAAGTACACTCAGCCGTCCTTAAAAGCACCGGTCAACCCGTCGCCGTAAAAATTCAATACCCAGGCGTCGCCGACTCCATCGACAGCGATCTAAACAACCTCTCCATTCTCTTAACAGCCTCCCGCCTCCTTCCAAGAGGCCTGTACCTTGACAAGACAATCGCAAACGCACGCACCGAACTAGCCTGGGAATGCGACTACATCCGCGAAGCCGCGGGCGCCACTCGCTTCCGCGAGCTCCTAGCCGACGACCCCGTTTTCATCGTTCCCGAGATCATCGCCCACGCCTCGGGCAAACAAGTCCTCACGATGGAAATGCTCGAAGGGGTAGCTGTAACCAAAGTAACCGACTTCACGCAAACCCAACGTGACTGGATCGGCACACAAATCATGCGCCTCTGCCTCCGCGAGATCGCCGAATTCCACTACATGCAAACCGACCCGAACTGGACCAACTTCCTATACAACGCCTCTACGAACAAACTCGAACTCCTCGACTTCGGCGCATCCCGCGCCTACCCGGAAGAATTCATCACCACCTACGTGCGCACGCTAATCGCCGCTTCCCGCAACGACCGTCAAAGCTGCCACGACCTCTCGGTCAAACTGGGATACCTGACCGGGATGGAATCGCAGGCGATGGTTGACGCACACGTCAGCTCGATCACGACCATCGCCGAGCCATTCATGCTTTCCTCACCCGATCTATATGATTTCAGTAACCAGACGATCACGGACCGCGTGCGCGCGCTTATCCCAGTCATGATTCGGGAACGGCTGGCGCCGCCGCCTGAGGAGACATACTCGCTACATCGGAAGTTAAGTGGGGCTTTCTTGCTTTGTGCCAGACTTGGTAGCTCGGTGCCTTGTAAAGCTTTGTTCACTGAGGCTGTTGAGGCGGCGCGGAGGAATGGGTTGAAGGTCGACTAG
- a CDS encoding Aldehyde dehydrogenase (AldH12), putative, whose protein sequence is MLTEVKAAPIVAKFMIASGLLGQFQSVDSVAMGKEQGEEDSKPKPTQDTANVGETGNTSQWPGARSAEVTSHQRTWRTTHAADEDEEAWRHDPNLFVFDLPE, encoded by the coding sequence atgttgacagaagtgaaggcagcgccgatcgtggcgaagttcatgatcgcatcgggactcttgggacagtttcagtcagtggactcggtcgccatgggtaaggagcagggggaggaggattcaaaaccgaaaccaacccaagacactgcgaatgttggagaaacagggaacacatcacagtggccgggcgccaggtccgccgaggtcacctcacaccaacgcacatggagaacaacgcacgctgccgatgaagacgaagaagcatggcgccatgacccgaacctattcgtgttcgacctgccggagtga
- a CDS encoding Fungal transcriptional regulatory protein, N-terminal → MDNTTSTDSPRRLKKAAPACEKCRVLKVRCIRHEEGQPCTKCARSNSECVVSEPRQRARVSQRAKPRLADLESKLANIISLLSHPSAPISGGVQPPVDLDCGLAAIPEYLSDSPNPSAEWMNQLYMASAELDEGLESSENHNTIENTLEKSWDTSTAIDAAWITDLGLGPVVLEHLLDRFRGMASYYPFVRLSSGWNAASMAEDRPFLLLAVAAAASSNYCHLQDALIQKFKESLSQRVLIAGEKDLDLLQGLLVHLAWFHFHFVPGSQQTYQYLQIGISMVIDLRLDQEAADLLEQRTELGDNYIREACRAYLGCYYMSSIISMSSGKPNNLQFHEAMLRCAMMLQQQPEFDTDLLMYPVTKVLQFAEEICETYRFEGIHGARLYIHAERFTTRLEEWWSSLSTDLRNTVLLINGYHAVKIRIQEMGLVYCYGQRRPPPPKAQDEFTMLSTPPMIISNLVKCVSSTKEFLDFFFTIPAAQHGCLWDSQKYLNGTGRLHSNL, encoded by the exons ATGGATAACACAACCTCGACGGACTCACCTCGTCGGCTGAAGAAAGCGGCACCTGCGTGCGAAAAATGCCGAGTCCTCAAGGTGAGATGTATTCGACACGAGGAAGGGCAGCCTTGTACCAA ATGTGCCAGATCAAATTCTGAGTGCGTAGTTTCAGAGCCGAGACAGCGAGCTCGAGTTTCACAACGAGCGAAACC GAGGCTAGCTGACCTTGAGTCGAAGCTCGCTAATATCATCAGTCTTCTGTCACACCCTAGCGCACCCATTAGTGGAGGAGTCCAGCCACCCGTGGATCTGGATTGCGGACTGGCTGCAATTCCGGAATATCTCAGCGACAGCCCAAATCCATCAGCTGAATGGATGAACCAATTGTACATGGCTAGTGCTGAATTGGATGAAGGCCTGGAGTCGAGCGAAAACCATAATACCATCGAAAATACCCTTGAAAAATCTTGGGACACCTCAACTGCGATAGACGCCGCGTGGATCACCGATTTGGGCCTCGGTCCTGTCGTCCTTGAGCATCTTTTAGACAGGTTCCGAGGCATGGCGTCCTACTATCCATTTGTGCGGCTCTCATCCGGCTGGAATGCTGCGTCGATGGCTGAAGATCGCCCCTTCCTATTGCTTGCAGTGGCTGCCGCTGCGTCCTCAAATTACTGTCACCTTCAGGATGCTTTGATACAAAAATTCAAAGAATCTCTCAGTCAGCGGGTCCTGATAGCTGGTGAGAAGGATCTAGATCTGCTCCAGGGACTACTTGTTCACCTTGCCTG GTTCCATTTCCACTTTGTTCCAGGAAGCCAACAAACCTACCAGTACTTACAAATCGGAATCAGCATGGTAATTGACCTTCGCCTTGATCAAGAAGCTGCCGACTTGCTTGAGCAGCGAACTGAGCTGGGCGACAATTACATCCGGGAAGCATGTCGTGCTTATCTAGGCTGCTATTACATGTCTAGCAT AATATCAATGTCTTCGGGAAAGCCCAACAATCTCCAATTTCACGAGGCCATGCTTCGATGCGCGATGATGCTGCAACAGCAGCCAGAATTCGACACAGACCTCTTGATGTACCCAGTGACGAAAGTGCTACAGTTTGCCGAGGAGATCTGTGAGACTTACCGGTTCGAAGGCATTCATGGAGCTCGCCTGTACATCCATGCTGAACGTTTCACGACGCGGTTAGAAGAATGGTGGTCGTCTCTATCGACGGATCTTCGCAACACGG TATTGTTGATCAACGGCTATCATGCTGTCAAGATCCGGATCCAAGAAATGGGCTTGGTATACTGCTACGGGCAGAGAAGGCCACCGCCTCCAAAGGCACAGGACGAATTCACCATGTTGTCTACACCTCCGATGATCATCAGCAACTTGGTCAAATGTGTCAGCTCTACCAAGGAATTTCTCGATTTCTTCTTCACTATTCCCGCTGCGCAGCATG GTTGTCTGTGGGACTCCCAGAAGTACCTGAATGGAACGGGGAGATTGCACAGCAATCTGTGA
- a CDS encoding Thij/pfpi, putative produces the protein MAPIQVGALLFDYQTIDVIGPLDLLNSASKMLMEGINCYTPVDPKLLAKAPEFVFHHVGETMEPVRLLTSFVTMVPTVTADDVPELDILIVGGDSPARSSLPPKLQDLIRRHAASGKLLFTTCTGAAVVAATGVLDGRRATVNNLEYNWLKKKYPNVKWTKEKKWIIDGNIWTGSGAVAGMDMVAHWIKETFGLDVLIHAGLSLDYEPRDVDGLFNVLPQRYDSTGKKISTHVFPDEI, from the coding sequence ATGGCTCCCATCCAAGTTGGCGCTCTTCTCTTCGATTACCAGACGATCGACGTTATTGGACCATTGGATCTACTCAATTCCGCGAGTAAGATGCTCATGGAGGGGATCAATTGCTACACCCCCGTGGATCCGAAACTTCTAGCAAAGGCGCCCGAATTCGTTTTCCACCATGTCGGCGAGACCATGGAGCCGGTGCGCCTGCTTACAAGCTTTGTAACCATGGTGCCTACGGTGACTGCGGATGACGTCCCCGAGTTGGATATCCTCATCGTTGGTGGGGATAGCCCTGCGAGAAGTAGTCTTCCTCCAAAGTTGCAGGACCTCATTCGCCGTCATGCTGCCTCGGGAAAACTACTGTTCACGACCTGCACCGGCGCCGCGGTTGTTGCAGCCACTGGCGTTCTAGATGGCAGGAGAGCTACAGTCAATAACCTCGAGTACAATTGGCTAAAGAAGAAATACCCGAATGTGAAGTGGACAAAGGAGAAGAAGTGGATTATTGATGGCAACATTTGGACTGGGAGTGGAGCTGTGGCGGGGATGGACATGGTTGCCCACTGGATCAAGGAGACTTTTGGGCTGGACGTTCTTATTCATGCGGGATTGTCGCTTGATTATGAACCGCGGGATGTTGATGGACTTTTCAATGTGTTGCCCCAGCGATACGATTCGACCGGAAAAAAGATTTCCACCCACGTCTTTCCCGATGAGATCTGA
- a CDS encoding Urease accessory protein UreF, giving the protein MILKDTQELEAEVILLESQLQDARARLAASEYPHPPSPRAVKERYTVNENKPTTSTCTSLHALLLLSDSALPLGSFAYSSGLESYLAHNKTSCTAPIASFHRFLKLSIDSIASTSLPYVLAGHRHPSTLDTLDNDLDASTPCIVAQRASIAQGRALIGVWERAFRVSFVGPENPASGETATAVTAIEDLSDALKSCLAEDEDLGPKGHFAPLWGVVCRAMGLDLQQTAYVFVMNHAKAVLSAAVRAGVMGPYQAQNVLASQTLQDTMMKRIAREWDMPVEQAGQVVPVLDLWIGRHELLYSRIFNS; this is encoded by the exons ATGATCCTCAAAGACACTCAAGAGCTCGAAGCAGAGGTCATCCTTCTTGAGTCGCAACTCCAAGATGCCCGCGCGCGACTAGCAGCCTCCGAATACCCCCACCCACCCTCCCCACGGGCTGTTAAAG AACGGTATACTGTCAATGAAAATAAACCTACGACTTCGACCTGCACATCTCTTCAcgccctcctcctcctctcaGACTCCGCACTCCCACTAGGATCCTTCGCCTACTCCAGCGGACTAGAGTCATACCTAGCGCACAACAAAACTTCCTGCACAGCCCCAATAGCCTCCTTCCACCGCTTCCTCAAACTCTCCATCGACTCAATCGCAAGTACATCTCTCCCCTACGTGCTAGCCGGACATCGGCACCCCTCTACCCTCGATACACTAGACAACGACTTGGACGCATCAACGCCGTGTATCGTCGCCCAGCGTGCAAGCATCGCCCAAGGCCGCGCGCTGATCGGCGTCTGGGAGCGCGCATTCAGAGTCAGCTTTGTGGGGCCTGAGAACCCAGCTTCGGGGGAAACCGCAACCGCCGTCACTGCTATTGAGGATTTGTCCGATGCGTTGAAGTCTTGTCTTGCGGAAGATGAGGATCTCGGCCCCAAGGGCCACTTTGCCCCGCTGTGGGGTGTGGTCTGTCGAGCTATGGGTCTGGACTTACAGCAGACGGCGTATGTCTTTGTTATGAATCACGCTAAGGCTGTGCTTAGTGCGGCCGTCAGAGCGGGTGTCATGGGTCCTTACCAGGCGCAGAATGTGTTGGCTAGTCAGACACTGCAGGATACGATGATGAAGCGCATTGCGCGGGAATGGGATATGCCTGTTGAGCAGGCTGGGCAGGTTGTCCCTGTGCTGGATCTTTGGATTGGGAGGCACGAACTGTTGTATAGTCGGATCTTTAATtcatga